The proteins below are encoded in one region of Huiozyma naganishii CBS 8797 chromosome 7, complete genome:
- the PDX1 gene encoding Pdx1p (similar to Saccharomyces cerevisiae PDX1 (YGR193C); ancestral locus Anc_5.153), producing MWRALTRNSVSAINAGTLRYLHVTGRLWNAQPFLMPAMSPTMEKGGIVSWKFKPGDSFKSGDVLLEVETDKAQIDVEAQDDGQMAKILVDDGAKDIAVGTPIAYLAEMEDDLSKLEYPEFNANVEHSGGESSPPQESSEKGSSLRGDAAPPTGSTKETSKDDTLLPSVGILLKENGISPTDALKSISGSGPNGRILKGDVLAHLGKIPKESVSKIQDYISKNSKLDLTGIKMRSSETVTNEGSAAVKGESSAPPSKTPVPKPENITIAEDIVITPRAGVDSFKLEGVVRSYMNEAYHYTHELPVSNTQSDFFDPVFEDLITQDPRSARFSFEYALSPLTGDGAGAREDIFDVLKRSSAREDKDPVANRKESDYVLSVKIVTDGKYDDAKCKAERFLEYVRQLESL from the coding sequence ATGTGGAGGGCATTAACTAGAAACTCGGTGTCCGCGATCAATGCTGGTACGTTGAGATATTTACATGTCACGGGGCGACTATGGAACGCGCAGCCCTTTCTCATGCCGGCGATGTCGCCCACGATGGAAAAGGGTGGTATAGTCAGTTGGAAGTTCAAGCCGGGGGACTCGTTCAAGTCCGGGGATGTTCTGCTAGAGGTGGAGACTGACAAAGCGCAGATTGATGTGGAAGCTCAAGATGACGGTCAAATGGCAAAGATTTTAGTAGACGATGGTGCTAAGGACATTGCTGTTGGCACGCCAATTGCTTACCTTGCCGAAATGGAGGACGATTTATCCAAGTTGGAGTACCCAGAGTTTAATGCGAATGTTGAGCATTCTGGGGGGGAGAGTTCTCCCCCTCAGGAATCTTCTGAGAAAGGTAGTTCATTACGGGGGGACGCAGCCCCCCCTACCGGAAGCACCAaagaaacttcaaaagatGATACATTGCTACCCTCGGTGGGTATACTACTGAAAGAGAATGGGATCTCACCAACtgatgctttgaagagtATCAGTGGATCTGGTCCAAATGGAAGGATTTTGAAGGGCGATGTTCTTGCACACCTGGGCAAGATCCCGAAAGAGTCTGTGAGTAAGATCCAAGATTACATCTCGAAGAATTCCAAGCTGGATTTGACGGGGATTAAGATGCGTAGCTCAGAGACTGTGACCAATGAGGGCTCTGCAGCTGTGAAGGGTGAATCTTCCGCTCCCCCCAGTAAAACACCAGTACCCAAACCAGAAAATATCACCATTGCCGAAGACATAGTGATCACACCTCGTGCAGGGGTCGATTCATTCAAGTTGGAGGGGGTCGTCAGGTCATACATGAACGAGGCATACCACTACACTCACGAACTACCTGTGAGCAACACGCAATCCGATTTCTTCGATCCAGTTTTCGAGGACTTGATCACGCAGGATCCAAGATCTGCGAGGTTCTCATTTGAGTACGCGCTTTCCCCGCTGACTGGTGACGGTGCTGGTGCCCGTGAGGACATATTTGACGTACTTAAGCGGTCCTCGGCAAGAGAGGACAAAGACCCCGTTGCCAATCGTAAGGAGTCCGACTACGTCTTATCCGTTAAGATTGTCACAGATGGGAAATACGATGATGCGAAGTGCAAAGCTGAAAGGTTTCTTGAGTACGTGAGACAGCTGGAGTCGCTATGA